A stretch of the Notamacropus eugenii isolate mMacEug1 chromosome 2, mMacEug1.pri_v2, whole genome shotgun sequence genome encodes the following:
- the LOC140525313 gene encoding LOW QUALITY PROTEIN: uncharacterized protein (The sequence of the model RefSeq protein was modified relative to this genomic sequence to represent the inferred CDS: inserted 1 base in 1 codon) encodes MLETYENLVFVDFLHENRFESKDSSLIQGIWMGTSFKKRLPKDTIIRHSKMREARECGNLEKQKYKQERQSRQVTVRPRTTFNKVVLPQCSVFGRNFNLKSVLISLCRETMGKCLHQYKTHGTSFQNFPDLITCNTLALGKKLSKYNKCRKPFSYHSDLVKFHRMYAGNKLAHTKYNEYEKAFSHKQGSAKQRLHIRRKSFAYNECKKDFTWKANLICHQKTNTEEKLIDCNECGKAYSRRDHLIRHKGTHTTEKPFACDECGKAFKHWSNLFTHQKTCIRKKPLNDILKNHQRIYTGEKSFACDECGKAFSQRGYLIAHQXKPFACNECGKAFSQHEILKSHQRIHTGEKLFACTECEKAFRHRSSLIIHQRTYIGEKPFVCDECGKAFHESEILKNHQRIHTGEKPFECNECGKAFSKSEVLKSHQRTHTGEKPFACNECGKSFCENVVLKRHQRIHTGEKPFTCNECGKAFSDNVVLKSHQRIHTGEKPFECNECGKDFRNRTNLITHQRTHTGEKPFACSECGKAFSRREHLTRHQRTHTGEKPFACNECGKAFRHRSHLITHQRTHTGEKPFVCNECGKTFSQSEILRSHQRIHTGEKPFACTECGKAFRHRSSLIIHQRTYIGEKPFVCDECGKAFRESEILKNHQRIHTGEKPFECNECGKAFRHRGHLINHQRTHSGEKLFACSECGKAFSENELLKIHQRSHTREKPFECSECGKGFSRREHLINHQRIHTGEKPFACHECGKGFSQRGNLITHQRTHTREKLFAYSEYGKASLESVVLKSHQRIHAEEKSFEYDECRKGFSQRTSLISYQQTDVGGEILLVR; translated from the exons ATGTTGGAGACCTACGAGAACCTGGTCTTTGTGG atTTCCTTCACGAGAACAGGTTTGAAAGCAAGGACTCAAGTCTGATACAGGGTATTTGGATGGGAACATCATTCAAGAAAAGACTGCCAAAGGATACAATAATCAGGCATTCCAAGATGAGGGAAGCTAGGGAATGTGGTAATTTGGAGAAACAGAAGTACAAGCAAGAGAGACAATCCAGACAAGTAACAGTTAGGCCCAGAACAACTTTTAATAAAGTGGTCCTACCTCAGTGTTCTGTATTTGGGAGAAATTTTAATCTGAAGTCAGTCTTGATTTCACTGTGCAGAGAGACTATGGGAAAATGTCTCCATCAATATAAGACTCATGGAACAAGCTTCCAGAATTTTCCTGACCTAATTACATGTAATACACTTGCCTTAGGGAAGAAGCTTTCTAAGTATAACAAATGCAGGAAGCCCTTCAGTTACCACTCAGACCTAGTTAAATTTCACAGAATGTATGCTGGAAATAAGTTAGCACATACTAAAtacaatgaatatgaaaaagcCTTCAGCCACAAACAAGGCTCAGCCAAACAAAGGCTTCATATTAGAAGGAAATCCTTTGCATATAATGAATGTAAGAAAGACTTTACTTGGAAGGCAAATCTAATTTGCCACCAGAAAACTAATACAGAAGAGAAACTCATTGattgtaatgaatgtggaaaagcctacAGTAGGAGAGATCACCTTATCAGACATAAGGGAACTCATACTACAGAGAAACCTTTTGcatgtgatgaatgtgggaaagcttttaaACACTGGTCAAACCTTTTTACCCATCAGAAAACTTGTATAAGAAAAAAGCCCTTGAATGACATACTCAAAAACCATCAAAGAATTTATACAGGAGAGAAATCCTTTGCatgtgatgaatgtggaaaagcatTTAGCCAGAGGGGATACCTCATTGCCCACC AGAAACCCTTtgcatgtaatgaatgtgggaaggctttcagcCAGCATGAAATACTCAAAagccatcagagaattcatactggggaAAAGCTTTTTGCATGTACTGAATGTGAGAAAGCCTTTAGGCATAGGTCAAGCCTCATTATCCATCAAAGAACTTATATTGGGGAGAAACCCTTTGTGtgtgatgaatgtgggaaagccttccaTGAGAGTGAAATACTGAAAAACCATCAGAGAATACATACcggagagaaaccctttgaatgtaatgaatgtgggaaagccttcagtaaGAGTGAAGTACTGAAAAGCCATCAGAGAActcatacaggagagaaaccttttgcatgtaatgaatgtgggaaatccTTCTGTGAGAATGTAGTACTCAAgagacatcagagaattcacactggagagaaaccttttacatgtaatgaatgtgggaaagcctttagtGATAATGTAGTACTCAAAagccatcagagaattcatactggagagaaaccctttgaatgtaatgaatgtgggaaagatTTCCGAAATAGGACAAACCTTATCACtcatcagagaactcatactggCGAGAAACCTTTTGCttgtagtgaatgtgggaaagctttcagcAGAAGGGAACATCTTACTAGACATCAaagaactcatactggagagaaaccctttgcatgcaatgaatgtgggaaagcctttaggCACCGCTCACACCTTATTACCCACcagagaactcatactggagagaaaccttttgtgTGTAATGAATGTGGCAAAACCTTCAGCCAGAGTGAAATACTAAGAAGccaccagagaattcatactggggaAAAGCCTTTTGCATGtactgaatgtgggaaagcctttaggCATAGGTCAAGCCTCATTATCCATCAAAGAACTTATATTGGGGAGAAACCCTTTGTGtgtgatgaatgtgggaaagccttccgTGAGAGTGAAATACTGAAAAACCATCAGAGAATACATACcggagagaaaccctttgaatgtaatgaatgtgggaaagccttccgACATAGAGGACATCTTATTAATCATCAGAGAACCCATAGTGGAGAGAAACTCTTTGCATGTAGTGAATGTGGTAAAGCCTTTAGTGAAAATGAATTACTCAAAATTCATCAGAGGAGTCATACTagagagaaaccctttgaatgtagtgaatgtgggaaaggcTTCAGCAGGAGGGAACACCTTATTAAccaccagagaattcacactggagagaagccttttgCATGTCATGAATGTGGGAAGGGCTTCAGCCAAAGGGGGAATCTTATTACccatcagagaactcatactAGAGAGAAACTCTTTGCATATAGTGAATATGGGAAAGCTTCCCTTGAGAGTGTAGTACTTAAAAGCCACCAGAGAATACATGCTGAAGAGAAATCCTTTGAATATGATGAATGTAGGAAAGGCTTCAGCCAAAGGACAAGCCTTATTTCTTATCAACAAACTGATGTTGGGGGAGAAATACTTTTGGTACGTTGA